A single window of Pristis pectinata isolate sPriPec2 chromosome 8, sPriPec2.1.pri, whole genome shotgun sequence DNA harbors:
- the taf9 gene encoding transcription initiation factor TFIID subunit 9 isoform X2: MAQILKDMGITEYEPRVINQMLEFTYRYVTTILEDAKIYSSHAKKASVDADDVRLAIQCRMDHSFTSPPPRDFLLEIARQKNQNPLPLIKPYAGPRLPPDRYCLTAPNYKLKSVHKKVTSSAGRITVPRLSVGACVTSRPSTPTLGTPSSQTVAVTAKVGTPASLAGQRFTVQIPSSQATVKPATGISSTTSVQNVLINPSLIGSKNILITTNMVSNPSNTTELNPLKRKHEDDDDYDAS; encoded by the exons ATGGCTCAGATTCTAAAGGATATGGGTATCACTGAATATGAACCAAGAGTTATTaatcaaatgctggaatttaCTTACC GTTATGTTACTACAATATTGGAAGATGCTAAAATTTATTCTAGTCATGCCAAAAAGGCAAGTGTTGATGCGGATGATGTAAGGCTGGCTATTCAGTGTCGAATGGACCATTCGTTTACATCCCCTCCTCCTAGAGAT TTTCTGCTGGAAATTGCTCGACAGAAGAATCAAAACCCATTACCATTGATAAAACCATATGCTGGGCCTAGGCTACCTCCAGACAGATACTGTTTAACAGCTCCGAACTACAAATTGAAGTCAGTGCACAAGAAG GTGACATCATCTGCTGGAAGAATAACTGTACCTAGATTAAGTGTTGGAGCTTGTGTAACCAGTCGACCCAGCACACCAACACTGG GTACACCTTCATCACAAACAGTGGCAGTAACTGCAAAAGTTGGAACTCCTGCATCATTAGCTGGACAGAGATTTACAGTACAGATCCCTTCTTCACAAGCTACAGTTAAACCAG CCACAGGGATCTCTTCAACAACTTCAGTCCAAAATGTGCTGATAAATCCATCTCTGATTGGCTCAAAGAATATTCTTATCACAACAAATATGGTCTCAAACCCGAGTAACACCACTGAGTTAAACCCATTGAAACGGAAACACGAAGATGATGATGACTATGATGCTTCCTAA
- the taf9 gene encoding transcription initiation factor TFIID subunit 9 isoform X1: MAAPKSVPRDAQVMAQILKDMGITEYEPRVINQMLEFTYRYVTTILEDAKIYSSHAKKASVDADDVRLAIQCRMDHSFTSPPPRDFLLEIARQKNQNPLPLIKPYAGPRLPPDRYCLTAPNYKLKSVHKKVTSSAGRITVPRLSVGACVTSRPSTPTLGTPSSQTVAVTAKVGTPASLAGQRFTVQIPSSQATVKPATGISSTTSVQNVLINPSLIGSKNILITTNMVSNPSNTTELNPLKRKHEDDDDYDAS; the protein is encoded by the exons ATGGCAGCGCCGAAGAGTGTTCCGCGGGATGCGCAG GTTATGGCTCAGATTCTAAAGGATATGGGTATCACTGAATATGAACCAAGAGTTATTaatcaaatgctggaatttaCTTACC GTTATGTTACTACAATATTGGAAGATGCTAAAATTTATTCTAGTCATGCCAAAAAGGCAAGTGTTGATGCGGATGATGTAAGGCTGGCTATTCAGTGTCGAATGGACCATTCGTTTACATCCCCTCCTCCTAGAGAT TTTCTGCTGGAAATTGCTCGACAGAAGAATCAAAACCCATTACCATTGATAAAACCATATGCTGGGCCTAGGCTACCTCCAGACAGATACTGTTTAACAGCTCCGAACTACAAATTGAAGTCAGTGCACAAGAAG GTGACATCATCTGCTGGAAGAATAACTGTACCTAGATTAAGTGTTGGAGCTTGTGTAACCAGTCGACCCAGCACACCAACACTGG GTACACCTTCATCACAAACAGTGGCAGTAACTGCAAAAGTTGGAACTCCTGCATCATTAGCTGGACAGAGATTTACAGTACAGATCCCTTCTTCACAAGCTACAGTTAAACCAG CCACAGGGATCTCTTCAACAACTTCAGTCCAAAATGTGCTGATAAATCCATCTCTGATTGGCTCAAAGAATATTCTTATCACAACAAATATGGTCTCAAACCCGAGTAACACCACTGAGTTAAACCCATTGAAACGGAAACACGAAGATGATGATGACTATGATGCTTCCTAA